TCACATCATACCGAAGCTCCTCTTTCAGTTCACGAATTAAGGTCTGCTCCCGGCTTTCTTCCGGCTCTACCTTCCCTCCAGGTAGCTGAAAATAGCTAGACCCTTTTTTACGAACCATTAGCAAATCTCCTTCCGGAGCAAGCATCACCGCCGAGCAAATAACAATTTTGTCCATATCATTTATTTCAGAATCATTTATTTCAGATCACAAAACTAACTTTTTATCCATCATCGAAGAAATATCTCCCCCGCATTCAAGACAGCTCTTTAAAATAAAATTTTACCGCAATAAACGCCTTATCATTGAAAATCTGTTACAGTTCACAAAACGAATAGTAAGGTTTAACAGCAAATCTATTTCCTTCAACTGCAATAAAATTGCAAATAATAAACTAATTATCTAAGTTTAAGGTATAAAACGATAATCTATACTTCCATATATGAATCGAAGATTAACCTGTTTAATACTAAGCATATTGTTTCTATTGCCGGGATGCCAGCAGGACAAGAAAAACACAGCAAAAACCAATCAGCAAACTGAGCAGCAAAAACCTACTCCACCTAAAGAGCAGGTTGAGCAGAAAAAAATATTTACCGCTGAGGATATTACCTTAAAAAAAGAGCTGCTTTACAACAAATACACCCTGGAAGACAGCTATCCTTACAAAGACACCACACGCAGTTTTCAATGGGAAAAGATCAAAGAACGCCTGGCCTTTATCGAAAATTTTCAACAGACGCCATCGCTGTATGGGGTTCTACAGAATTATCAAAATGAAAAAGGCGAAGCCCCAACAATACAGAACTATAAACGGGACTCTTATAAACGCGTATCTGACAGTTTCAACGTCGAACGGTATCAAGCGGCACCACTCTACGATCTTAACAGCGCCAAAGCTGTTCGTTACGGTCGGGACGGCTGGCTCGTCCGCATACAAGGCCCCGACAGCATAGCTCGAATTCCGATTGAAGGGATTTCATTCGAAGGAAAATATACGGTTCCCAAAAGGTATTTGCGTGTTATTAGCGACACTGTGCAGTTCAAGATCATCAATGTCGTCGATGTAAAAAATCAAAATATCTGTACCTTGGAAAAAGTCGGAAACGAATGGTTTATCCGAAGCATGAACCCTGTGACGAGTGGTCGGCACAAACCTCCCCATGCCCAGGAAACACCAACAGGCCTCTTTGTTGTTCAGGAACACAAATCCAAGATGTTTTATTATGAAGACGGCACCAAAACTTACGCCGGGTTCGCGCCTTATGCCACTCGATTTACCGCTGGAGCTTATATACATGGAGTTCCAGTCAACAATCCCAATGGCAGCATTATCGAATATAGTGAGAGCCTAGGCACAACACCCAAGTCGCATATGTGCGTCAGAAATGCGTCATCTCACGCTCAATTTGTCTATAAACGGTCAAAAGACCTCGCTTCACTGGTCGTTGTTATTGATTAACAATATTTAACATTCTGTAAATCAAATATGTATTAACTTTAATAATTAATTTTGTAAACATCTACACAGAAAAGGGAGAAGAATGGGAAATACGTTTATGTTTCTTTTGATGGCACTCAATACAGCATTGTCCTCACAAGAAGAATTAAAAACAACAGATCAACAAACCACCAGCACTCATCGTATCAATGTCGAACGTCAACGCACCGAAGTTGACTCATTGTATGATGAAATGAATCTAGGCAAAGTATTAAAATACGAAGCGTTTCGTCAGGCAATGGAAGGCAGAAAAGAACTTCCGATCCACAACAGGGACATCATGACCGTCATTGACTTTTCATTGGCATCAACGGAAAAAAGACTTGTGGTACTCGACCTTGCGCACAAAAAAGTACTTTTCAACACACTGGTTGCGCATGGAAAAAATAGCGGAGAAAACTATGCCGTCAATTTTTCAAATCAACAGGAGTCACTTAAAAGTTCTTTAGGGTTCTTCACAACAGAAAACACGTACAACGGCGAGAATGGCTACTCCTTGGTATTAAATGGTCTTGAAGAAGGTATAAATGACAATGCAAAAGCAAGATACGTTGTGATGCATGGCGCCGATTACTGTAGCACAGGTACAATAGCAAGTTTAGGCAGACTCGGTAAAAGCTACGGCTGCCCCGCAGTACCAAGGGAATTTGCAGGCCCTATCATTAACACCATCAAAGATGGAACGTTGTTGTTTATTTATGCCG
The DNA window shown above is from Sphingobacterium thalpophilum and carries:
- a CDS encoding L,D-transpeptidase, producing the protein MNRRLTCLILSILFLLPGCQQDKKNTAKTNQQTEQQKPTPPKEQVEQKKIFTAEDITLKKELLYNKYTLEDSYPYKDTTRSFQWEKIKERLAFIENFQQTPSLYGVLQNYQNEKGEAPTIQNYKRDSYKRVSDSFNVERYQAAPLYDLNSAKAVRYGRDGWLVRIQGPDSIARIPIEGISFEGKYTVPKRYLRVISDTVQFKIINVVDVKNQNICTLEKVGNEWFIRSMNPVTSGRHKPPHAQETPTGLFVVQEHKSKMFYYEDGTKTYAGFAPYATRFTAGAYIHGVPVNNPNGSIIEYSESLGTTPKSHMCVRNASSHAQFVYKRSKDLASLVVVID
- a CDS encoding murein L,D-transpeptidase catalytic domain family protein, with amino-acid sequence MGNTFMFLLMALNTALSSQEELKTTDQQTTSTHRINVERQRTEVDSLYDEMNLGKVLKYEAFRQAMEGRKELPIHNRDIMTVIDFSLASTEKRLVVLDLAHKKVLFNTLVAHGKNSGENYAVNFSNQQESLKSSLGFFTTENTYNGENGYSLVLNGLEEGINDNAKARYVVMHGADYCSTGTIASLGRLGKSYGCPAVPREFAGPIINTIKDGTLLFIYADNSEYLTKTHLIHQPNILMAQFQKRPPAFDHEG